In one Pseudarthrobacter sp. NBSH8 genomic region, the following are encoded:
- a CDS encoding IclR family transcriptional regulator produces MHTDPSHSVILEGNASRFVDILLEFARHRTLTAAQITKTTGIPTSAVYRHLALLMQSGLVAQTRRRGQYSAGPETLRLAANFHQEAMVKGRISEHLQLLSDETQELAAYLVVRGAEALCVDAIEGPQMLRCSYSPGRSLPLLRGASALALLAHLDPQEQGRIVAGLGLSQEDAENLNHELQIVQDRGFGLSYGAVDAGVWGVSFPVLDDGGRLLGAVSTMAPADRAIRREKQLIASTRDAALALGHGEGS; encoded by the coding sequence ATGCACACAGATCCAAGCCATTCCGTGATATTGGAAGGCAACGCCTCACGGTTCGTCGACATCCTGCTCGAATTCGCGCGGCACCGGACCCTGACTGCAGCCCAGATCACCAAAACGACGGGCATCCCCACCAGCGCCGTATACCGGCACCTGGCACTCCTGATGCAGTCCGGGCTGGTAGCGCAGACCCGGCGCCGCGGCCAGTACAGCGCCGGCCCGGAAACGCTCCGCCTCGCCGCCAACTTCCACCAGGAAGCCATGGTCAAGGGCCGCATCTCGGAGCATCTACAGCTGCTCTCCGATGAGACCCAGGAACTGGCCGCCTACCTGGTGGTCCGCGGTGCTGAAGCACTCTGCGTGGATGCCATCGAGGGCCCGCAGATGCTGCGCTGCAGCTACTCTCCGGGCCGCTCACTTCCCCTGCTCAGGGGCGCCAGCGCGCTGGCCCTGCTCGCACATCTGGACCCCCAGGAACAGGGCAGGATCGTGGCTGGCCTTGGACTGAGCCAGGAGGACGCAGAGAACCTGAACCACGAGCTCCAGATCGTCCAGGACCGCGGCTTCGGCCTCAGCTACGGGGCGGTGGATGCCGGCGTCTGGGGCGTCAGTTTCCCCGTGCTCGACGACGGCGGCCGGCTTTTGGGTGCCGTCAGCACCATGGCTCCCGCGGACCGGGCGATCCGGCGCGAAAAGCAACTCATAGCAAGCACCCGTGACGCCGCATTGGCGCTCGGACATGGAGAAGGATCCTGA
- the aceB gene encoding malate synthase A: MAITVTDRQPVDRAEQILTPKALAFLEELHRRFAGTRNGLLEARQVKRDGVARTSRLDFLPETQEIRDGDWKVAEAPAALRDRRVEMTGPATPAKMAINALNSGAKVWLADLEDASTPTWANVIDAILNLRDAATGTLAFTSPDGKEYKLRTDAPLAVVVARPRGWHMPEKHLLIDGEPAVGALVDFGLHFFHTAKQLLLNGHGPYYYLPKMESHLEARLWNEVFVFAQDFLGIPQGSVRATMLIETIPAAFEMDEFLYELRDHASGLNAGRWDYLFSIIKYFRDAGEEFVLPDRASVVMTAPFMRAYTELLVKTCHKRGAFAMGGMAAVIPNRRHPEVTEAAFAKVRADKTREANDGFDGSWVAHPDLVPTCREVFDGVLGERANQLDKQRPEVSVTADQLLDIASADGQVTEGGLRLNLYVAVAYTAVWLSGNGAVAIHNLMEDAATAEISRSQVWQQIRNKSVLADTGNTVTRELVEKILGEETERLRTEFGDEAFRRYYQPASKLIAEICLSEDYTDFLTTPAYELVG, encoded by the coding sequence ATGGCTATCACTGTCACCGACCGCCAGCCGGTCGACCGCGCGGAACAGATCCTCACCCCGAAGGCCCTGGCCTTCCTGGAGGAGCTGCACCGGCGCTTCGCCGGCACGCGCAACGGGCTGCTCGAGGCCCGCCAGGTCAAGCGCGACGGCGTCGCCCGCACCAGCCGCCTGGACTTCCTCCCGGAGACGCAGGAAATCCGCGACGGCGACTGGAAGGTCGCCGAGGCACCCGCCGCGCTGCGGGACCGCCGCGTCGAGATGACCGGCCCGGCCACTCCGGCCAAAATGGCCATCAACGCCCTGAACTCCGGCGCCAAGGTATGGCTGGCGGACCTTGAGGACGCCAGCACGCCCACATGGGCCAACGTCATCGACGCCATCCTGAACCTGCGTGACGCCGCAACGGGTACCCTGGCCTTCACGTCGCCCGACGGCAAGGAGTACAAGCTCCGCACTGACGCCCCGCTCGCCGTTGTGGTGGCACGTCCGCGCGGCTGGCACATGCCGGAAAAGCACCTGCTGATCGACGGCGAACCCGCCGTGGGTGCGCTGGTGGACTTCGGCCTGCACTTCTTCCATACGGCCAAGCAGCTGCTGCTCAATGGCCACGGCCCGTACTACTACCTGCCCAAGATGGAATCGCACCTCGAGGCCCGCCTCTGGAACGAAGTGTTCGTCTTCGCCCAGGACTTCCTCGGCATCCCGCAGGGCAGCGTCCGCGCCACCATGCTGATCGAAACCATCCCGGCCGCCTTCGAAATGGACGAGTTCCTCTACGAACTCCGGGACCACGCCTCGGGCCTGAACGCCGGTCGCTGGGACTACCTGTTCAGCATCATCAAGTACTTCCGCGACGCCGGCGAGGAGTTTGTGCTCCCGGACCGCGCCTCGGTGGTTATGACCGCACCGTTTATGCGCGCCTACACCGAGCTCTTGGTGAAGACCTGCCACAAACGCGGTGCCTTCGCCATGGGCGGCATGGCCGCCGTCATCCCCAACCGCCGCCACCCGGAGGTCACCGAGGCCGCCTTCGCCAAGGTCCGCGCGGACAAGACCCGTGAGGCTAACGACGGGTTCGACGGTTCCTGGGTGGCCCACCCGGACCTGGTCCCCACCTGCCGCGAGGTGTTCGACGGCGTGCTCGGCGAGCGCGCCAACCAGCTGGACAAGCAGCGCCCCGAAGTTTCGGTCACGGCGGACCAGCTGCTGGACATCGCCTCGGCCGACGGCCAGGTCACCGAAGGCGGGCTGCGCCTGAACCTGTATGTCGCCGTGGCCTACACCGCGGTCTGGCTCTCCGGAAACGGTGCCGTAGCCATCCACAACCTGATGGAGGACGCCGCCACCGCCGAGATCTCCCGCTCGCAGGTATGGCAGCAGATCCGCAACAAGTCCGTTCTGGCGGACACCGGAAACACCGTCACCCGGGAACTGGTGGAAAAGATCCTGGGCGAGGAAACGGAGCGGCTCCGGACCGAATTCGGGGACGAGGCGTTCCGCCGGTACTACCAGCCCGCCAGCAAGCTGATCGCCGAGATCTGCCTGTCCGAGGACTACACGGATTTCCTCACCACCCCGGCCTACGAACTGGTGGGCTGA
- the hutG gene encoding formimidoylglutamase, with protein sequence MTNPTIQHTWTGRDDGPGPEHRRWHHAVNTVQAGAAQAGAAGIALLGFRSDEGVRRNKGRVGAVDGPASIRSALAPMAAPADLLVHDLGDTSVVDGNLEDGQKRLGAAVCQALEAGHLPVILGGGHETAFGTYTGLRASQVTDGRRVGIINLDAHFDLRAEEVPSSGTPFRQVAAAEQARGHGFNYTVLGISQPGNTEALFQTARDLGVKYLLDEECTESRAEQVRQFTQDFIDSVDVLYLTIDLDVLPAYVAPGVSAPASYGVPLSVVLDVCRHLARSPKLTVVDVVELNPRFDVDSRTARTAARLIHTIATERSGHRHA encoded by the coding sequence ATGACCAACCCCACCATCCAGCACACGTGGACGGGCCGCGACGACGGCCCCGGCCCGGAACACCGGCGCTGGCACCACGCAGTGAACACGGTCCAGGCCGGCGCTGCCCAGGCCGGCGCTGCCGGGATTGCACTCCTGGGATTCCGCAGCGATGAAGGCGTCCGCCGGAACAAAGGCCGGGTCGGCGCCGTCGACGGTCCTGCAAGCATCCGCTCCGCCCTCGCCCCCATGGCGGCACCGGCGGACCTCCTGGTCCATGACCTTGGCGACACCAGCGTTGTGGACGGAAACCTCGAGGACGGCCAGAAGCGCCTCGGCGCGGCCGTCTGCCAGGCCCTGGAGGCAGGCCACCTGCCTGTCATCCTGGGCGGCGGCCACGAAACCGCCTTCGGCACCTACACGGGCCTGCGCGCAAGCCAGGTCACCGATGGACGCCGCGTCGGCATCATCAACCTGGACGCGCACTTCGACCTGCGCGCCGAGGAAGTCCCGTCGTCGGGCACCCCGTTCCGGCAAGTGGCCGCGGCCGAGCAAGCCCGAGGCCACGGGTTCAACTACACGGTGCTGGGCATCAGCCAGCCCGGCAACACCGAGGCACTGTTCCAGACAGCCCGGGACCTCGGCGTCAAGTACCTCCTGGATGAGGAATGCACCGAGTCCAGGGCTGAGCAGGTCCGGCAGTTCACGCAGGACTTCATCGACTCCGTGGACGTCCTCTACCTGACGATCGACCTCGATGTCCTTCCCGCGTACGTCGCCCCCGGTGTCAGCGCACCGGCGTCGTACGGGGTTCCCCTCTCCGTCGTCCTGGACGTATGCCGTCACCTGGCCCGCTCCCCCAAGCTCACCGTCGTCGACGTCGTCGAACTGAACCCCAGGTTCGACGTCGACTCCCGCACCGCCCGCACGGCCGCACGCCTCATCCACACCATCGCCACCGAGCGATCCGGACACCGGCATGCGTAG
- a CDS encoding bifunctional allantoicase/(S)-ureidoglycine aminohydrolase produces MGKYYTPQGGLPPQTHLTTERAIVTEAYTVIPKGVMTDIVTSTLPGFSNTRSWIIARPISGFSTTFSQLIVEIGPGGGAPKAEFEAGVEGVVFVTKGKVNLTLDGELHQLEEGGYAYLAAGATWGLENVSDDVVSFQWIRKAYERLEGYEAKSFVTSDAEVEPTAMPDTDGAWKTTRFTDSSDLAHDMQVNIVTFQPGGVIPFPETHVMEHGLYVLEGKAMYLLNNDWVEVEAGDFMWLRAFCPQACYAGGPGQFRYLLYKDMNRQIKLT; encoded by the coding sequence ATGGGCAAGTACTACACCCCGCAGGGCGGACTGCCGCCGCAGACGCACCTGACCACGGAACGGGCAATCGTCACGGAGGCCTACACGGTCATCCCCAAGGGCGTCATGACGGACATCGTGACCAGCACCCTGCCTGGTTTCAGCAACACCCGGTCCTGGATCATCGCCCGCCCGATTTCCGGCTTCTCCACCACCTTCTCGCAGCTGATCGTTGAGATCGGCCCCGGCGGCGGCGCCCCCAAGGCCGAGTTCGAGGCAGGCGTCGAAGGTGTCGTCTTTGTCACCAAAGGCAAGGTCAACCTGACGCTCGACGGCGAACTGCACCAGCTTGAGGAAGGCGGCTACGCCTACCTGGCCGCCGGTGCCACCTGGGGCCTGGAAAACGTCTCAGACGACGTCGTTTCCTTCCAATGGATCCGCAAGGCCTATGAGCGGCTCGAGGGTTACGAGGCAAAGTCCTTCGTCACCAGTGATGCCGAGGTGGAACCCACCGCGATGCCGGATACCGACGGCGCCTGGAAGACCACCCGCTTCACGGATTCCAGCGACCTGGCCCACGACATGCAGGTGAACATCGTGACGTTCCAGCCGGGCGGCGTCATCCCGTTCCCGGAGACCCACGTCATGGAACACGGCCTGTACGTGCTGGAGGGCAAGGCCATGTACCTGCTCAACAACGACTGGGTCGAGGTGGAGGCCGGCGACTTTATGTGGCTGCGCGCCTTCTGCCCGCAGGCCTGCTACGCCGGTGGCCCCGGCCAGTTCCGCTACCTGCTGTACAAGGACATGAACCGCCAGATCAAGCTCACCTAG
- a CDS encoding aldolase: MAVSPTPSLSAADLAAIDAQLAATDQLLERNYPGDDGTRQPVHTVYVPADRFTPSFAADWGAQALTTAEAHGGLEKLGALLGQDAELAGAVASRVRAKLESEPIEDLRLDFEDGYGDRGDEAEDAAAVAAARAVSEAVAAGTAPPFIGIRFKCFEAPTRARGLKTLDLFVSTLAQAGELPAGLILTLPKVTTVAQVQAMDFAVSRLEEVHGLPAGRLRFEVQVETPQLILGPDGTSPVAQLPHVVPGRISALHYGTYDYSASLQISAEYQSMEHPVADFAKEVMQLAVAGTGIRLSDGSTNIIPVGDAVEDAWKLHGRLVRRSLERGYYQGWDLHAAQLPSRFAATYAFYREGLPAAAARLRNYVDHTEGGVMDEPATARALAAFVLRGVQCGAVGTEEVQALAGVELSQLTALAHPRLAHSTSK; encoded by the coding sequence ATGGCGGTCTCCCCCACACCGTCGCTCTCCGCGGCGGACCTCGCCGCCATCGACGCGCAGCTGGCCGCCACCGACCAGCTGCTGGAACGCAATTACCCGGGCGACGACGGCACCCGCCAGCCCGTGCACACCGTGTACGTGCCGGCGGACCGTTTCACGCCGTCGTTCGCTGCCGACTGGGGTGCCCAGGCGCTCACGACGGCGGAGGCGCACGGCGGGCTCGAGAAGCTCGGCGCGCTGCTGGGCCAGGACGCCGAACTCGCCGGGGCCGTAGCGTCGCGGGTCCGGGCGAAGCTCGAAAGCGAACCGATCGAGGACCTGCGCCTCGACTTCGAGGATGGCTACGGCGACCGCGGCGACGAAGCGGAGGACGCGGCAGCGGTCGCGGCGGCCCGGGCTGTCAGCGAAGCAGTTGCCGCCGGCACCGCGCCCCCGTTCATCGGCATCCGGTTCAAGTGCTTCGAGGCGCCCACCAGGGCCCGCGGCCTGAAGACCCTTGACCTGTTCGTCTCCACACTCGCGCAGGCCGGCGAACTGCCTGCCGGGCTCATCCTGACCCTGCCCAAGGTCACCACCGTGGCCCAGGTCCAGGCGATGGACTTTGCGGTGTCCCGGCTGGAGGAAGTCCATGGACTTCCCGCCGGCCGGCTCCGCTTCGAGGTACAGGTGGAAACGCCGCAGCTGATCCTCGGGCCGGACGGCACCTCCCCCGTGGCGCAGTTGCCGCACGTGGTTCCGGGACGCATCAGCGCCCTGCACTACGGCACCTACGACTACTCCGCGTCGCTGCAGATCTCAGCCGAGTACCAGTCCATGGAGCACCCGGTGGCGGATTTCGCCAAGGAAGTCATGCAGCTGGCCGTCGCCGGAACGGGCATCAGGCTCTCCGACGGTTCCACCAACATCATCCCGGTGGGCGACGCCGTCGAGGATGCCTGGAAGCTGCACGGACGGCTCGTCCGCCGTTCGCTGGAGCGGGGCTACTACCAGGGCTGGGACCTGCACGCCGCCCAGCTGCCCAGCCGGTTCGCAGCCACGTATGCGTTCTACCGCGAGGGCCTCCCGGCCGCCGCGGCACGCCTCCGCAACTATGTCGACCACACGGAAGGCGGGGTCATGGACGAACCCGCCACCGCCCGGGCCCTGGCCGCCTTTGTCCTGCGCGGCGTCCAGTGCGGCGCGGTGGGGACCGAAGAGGTCCAGGCGCTCGCCGGCGTCGAACTTTCCCAGCTGACCGCACTGGCGCACCCGCGGCTGGCACACTCCACTTCGAAGTAA